In Comamonas koreensis, the genomic stretch TCGCAGCGCGTGGCCTCCTTCCCCGTGGGCAGCGTGGCCTGGTCGCTGCGCTATTTCCCCCAGGGTGAGTTCAGCAAATCGGCGCTGAAAACCGCGCAGATCGCCGCCCAGGCGGTGATGGAAGAAGCAGCCCACCATTTTGTGCCCGGCAGCTGGGACTGCGCCTATGGCACCTCGGGCACGGCCAACGCGATTGCCGATGTGCTGGCGCTGCACGGCGGCCAGCCCGACGTGGTCACGCGCGAGCAACTGCACTGGCTCTGCGACCAATTGCTGGCCGCCGGCAATGCCAGCGAGCTGCGGCTCGAAGGCCTCAAGGAAGAGCGCCGGGCGGTGATTGGCGGCGGCGTGACCGTGCTTTGCGCGGTGTTTGATCTGCTGCAGATCGGGGAGCTGCGCATTGCCAGCGGCGCGCTGCGCCAGGGCCTGCTGCGCGACATGGTGCAGCACGAGGAGTTCAGCGATATCCGCCACCGCACTATCGCCGCGCTCAAGGAGCGCTACCAGGTCGATCGCACCCAAGCGGGCCGCGTGCAGCGCACTGCCGCCACCTTGTACGAGCAGGCACGCCGCTATGCGGGTTCGACCGCGCCGGCCGAGCTGCAGTCGCCGATGCTCGACTGGGCCAGCCAGCTCCATGAGATCGGCTGCCTCATCTCCCACACCGACCACCACCACCACGGCGCCTATGTGCTGGGCCACAGCGATGTGCCCGGCTTTACGCAAACCGAGCTGTCCCACCTGGCAGCCCTGGTGCTGGCGCAGAGAGGGAAGCTGCGCAAGGTCGATGCCTTCTTGCAGGACCGCGATTTTGCGCTGGAGCTGCTGTGCCTGCGCCTCGCGACCCTGCTGTGCCATGCGCGCCGCGACCCGGCGCTCGACCAGATCTGCCTGCGCGACAAGACCGAAAAGTGGTCGCTCAAGGTAGCCCCCGGCTGGGCCGAGCAGTTTCCGCAATCGGCCTACCTGCTGGGCGAGGAGGTGCTGGCCTGGCAGAAGACGCCCTACCCCTTCCAGTTCAAGCAGGCGCTGGGCATCACCGCCAAATAAGGCGCGGCACACCCAGGCCGGTGACCGCATGGGTGTTTTTTCTGCCGAGCCTTAAGCGCCCAGATTCACGGGCGCGACGGCGCCCTTGCCCGAGAACACACCCGTCAGGTTGCCGATGAACTGCGTCAGGCTCGCCTGGGTGGCCTCTGGCGACCAGCCCGCCACATGGGGCGTGATGAGGATGTTGGGCAGGTCGATCAGCGGCTCGGGGCGATGCGGCTCACTCTCATAGACATCAATGCCGGCACCGGCAATGGTGCCGTCCTTCAAGGCGGCCGCCAGCGCCAGCGTATCGACCACCGAGCCCCGCGCGATATTGATCAGGTAACCCTGGGGGCCCAGCGCCTGCAGAATCTCTGCATTGACCAGGTGCTTGGTGCCCGGTCCGCCCGGCGTGGCGCAGACCAGGATGTCGGCCCAGCTGGCCAGCGCATGCAGCGAATCGAAATAGCGGTGGCCCACCCCTGCCTTGGGCTGGCGGTTGTGGTAGCCCACCGGCATGTCAAAGCCTTCAGCACGCCTGGCAATCTTCAGGCCGATATGGCCCAGGCCCAGAATGCCCAGCTTCTTGCCCGACACGCTGGGCGGATGGGCCAGGCTGTAGCGGTCGACACCGGCGCGGGCCTGCTGGTCCAGGGTGCGGAAGTTGCGCATCGACGCCAGAATCAGGCCAAAGCTGTGGTCGGCCACGCTGGTGTCGTTGGTGCCCGCCCCGGTCGCCAGCACAATGCCGCGTGCGCGCAGTGCATCGAGCGCCAAGCCTTCATAGCCGGCACCCAAGGTGCAGGCCAGGCGCAGCTGCGGCATCTGGGCGATTTCCTCGGCCGTGAGGCCAATCGAGCCAATGGTCAACACGGCCTGTGCCTGGGCGCCGTGCGAGGCCACCGCGCTGGCGCGCAGCTCGGGGGTGGGTGCATACACCACGTCAGCATGCGCGCGGATCTGGTCGAGCAGCGGCTCGGCCATGGGGTTGAACACCAGCAAGGTAATCGGCGGTTGTGGGGATTGCGAGAGAGAGCTCACCATAGGTCCTTTGGATAGCAAAAAACACTGCTTGCAGCACAAGCAGTGTTTTGATTATGAGGACTTTCCACTAGGCCTATATGCATCCATTCTGTATGCCTACGTTGCCGCCTTGGAATGGATCCGAGAGGTGAACCGTCACTTGCGTCCGGCATCCTTCAGAAGGGGATGCGCAGCGCTAGCAAGCGGCTTGCGCCATCAACCCAGAAAGTGCTTGCGGTAGCGCGCAGGCAGGCGGTCGAGCTGCATCAGCATCGGCAGATCAGCGGTGTTGAAGTCCGGATCCCAGGCCGGCGCGCCGATCACCTCGGTGCCGACCCGCAGATAGCCCTTGATGAGCGCAGGCGGCTCTACATCGACCTGGTCATTGAGTTGCCCCAGCGGCAGCGGCAGGTGCGGCACGACGCTGTATTCCTGGGAGATCTGGCCCTTGGCCAGCAGCTGGCGCCAGATGCTGGCAGCGGCATCGCCACTGACAATGCCGTTGTGCCACATGGGGATGCTCGCGCAGCCCATCATCACATCGAGCTTGTTACGCAGCATGAAGCTGGCCAGCGCGCCCCACAGCGCCATGATCACCCCGCCCTGGCGGTAGTCCGGATGCACGCAGCTGCGGCCGAGTTCCACCATGCGCGGGCGCAATGCATCAATGGCGCTCAGGTCAAACTCTCCGTCAGAATAGGTGCGGCCGGCGCGCAGGGCCTGCGCGGGGGTCAGCAGGCGGTAGGTGCCGATCACCTGCTTGCTCTGGCCCTGGCGCACCAGCAGGTGCTCGCAGTAGTCATCAAAGCCGTCGACATCATGGCCTTCCAGGCTGGTTTGCAGCTGCGCGCCCATCTCGCCGGCAAAAATCTGGTGGCGCAGACGCTGGGCTTCGCGCACCTCGTCGAGGTGGCAGGCCCAGGAGACCTCGATGTCCAGCGGGTTGGCCGCCGCGGCGGTTGCAGGCAGGCTGGCCTGCGGTTTCGGCGCCGAGGGCGTGACAATGGCGGTCTCGGATGCGCTGAAAAAGCTGTGTTTGTTGTGCATGGCAGAGCTCCTGTAGCGCCCTGCCGCCCTTGCATGGTGCCAGACCGCCGTGCGGCCCCGGCTGCTCGACGGGCTGATACAGAGCGCCTTCAGTGTCCTGCGCGCAGATGACAGTGCCATGTGCAAAACATGACAGTTGCATGACGCTGTGTGCCTACCACAGCACCCTCAATGGGCTGCGCGCACGCAGCCGCTCGTCAGGATTGGCGGGCCACTTCGGCCAGCTGCTCGGCGCAGCGGCTGGCCTGGGCCGCATCAAAGGCCTCGACCATCACGCGCAACAGCGGCTCGGTGCCGCTGGGCCGGATCAGCACCCGGCCCTGGCCGGCAAAGTCGTCGGTGATGCTGCGCTCCAACTCAAACAGCTGGTGGTTGTTGCGCCAGTCCTGCCCGGGCTGCAGGCGCACATTGAGCAGCACCTGGGGGCACAGATCCACGCCGTCGAGCTGCTCGGCCACGCTCTGGTTGCGGCTCACGCAGGCCTGCAGCACCTGCAGGGCACTCACCAGGCCGTCACCCGTGGTGTGCTTGTCCAGCGCCAGCAGGTGGCCCGAGCCCTCACCGCCCAGCACCCAATTGCGGCGCTGCAGCTCTTCGAGCACATAGCGGTCACCGACCTTGGCGCGCACCAGCTCCACGCCCTGCTTTTGCAAGGCCGCCTCAACAGCCAGGTTGGTCATCAAGGTGCCCACGACGCCGGGCAGCTTCTTGCCCCGGCGCAGCCGGTCCATGGCCATCAGGTAGAGCAGCTCATCGCCGTTGTAGAGCCGTCCCTTGGCATCGACCAGCTGCAGCCGATCGGCATCACCATCGAGCGCCACGCCCAGATCGGCGCCGTTGGAGCGCACCGAGCGCACCAGCGCATCGGGGTGGGTGGCCCCCACATCCTGGTTGATATTGAGGCCGTCGGGATTGCAGCCAATGGTGATGACCTCGGCGCCCAGCTCATGGAAGACCTTGGGCGCAATATGGTAGGCCGCGCCGTGGGCCGCATCGACCACGATCTTGAGTCCGCGCAAGGTCAGCCGGTGGTCAAAGGTGCTCTTGCAAAATTCGATATAGCGGCCTGCGGCATCGTCGAGGCGGCGGGCCTTGCCCAGTGCTGCGGACGGCACCCAGTCAAAGCCCTCCATCAACGCCGCTTCCACCGACTCTTCCCAGCTGTCGGGCAGCTTGGCGCCCTCGGCGCTGAAGAACTTGATGCCGTTGTCGTCAAAAGGGTTGTGGCTGGCGCTGATGACCACGCCCAGACTGGCGCGCTGGGCGCGCGTGAGGTAGGCCACGCCAGGGGTCGGCAATGGGCCCAGCAGCACCACATCGACACCGGCCGAATTGAGGCCCGACTCCAGTGCGCTTTCGAGCATATAACCCGAGATGCGCGTGTCCTTGCCGATCAGCACCGTCGGGCGCTCCTGCTCACGGCGCAGCACCCGGCCCACGGCATGGCCCAGGCGAAGCACAAAGTCAGGGGTGATCGGTGGCTTGCCTACCGTGCCACGGATGCCATCGGTTCCAAAATACTGTCGTGCCATAGTGTTCTTGCTTGTTGGGGGCCTGAGAGAAAGTGAAAAGGCGCCATCGGTGGTTTATGGCGCAGTAGCAGTGTAGCGCCTGACCAACGATGCCAGGCGCAAACCGCGTCAGCCCTGCGTATCCAAAGATTGCGGGGCGCGCATCGCCTGCAGCACGGCCAACGCATCGCAGGTCTCGCGCACATCGTGCACGCGCACAATGGCTGCGCCATGCTCCACCGACAGCAGGGCCGCCGCAATGCTGGCGGGCATGCGCTCGGCCACCACCCGCCCTGTGACCTTGCCCAGCGAGCCCTTGCGCGACCAGCCCGCCAGCAGCGGGTAGCCAGCTGCCGCCAGCCGGGGCTGCTGCTGCAGCAGCGCAAAGTTCTGGCTCGGGCTTTTGCCAAAGCCGGTGCCGGCATCCCAGACGATGCGCTCGGCCTGCACGCCCAGCGCTTGCAGGCTGCGGGTATGGGCCTGCAAAAAGTCCAGCACCTCGGCCGCCACATCGCTCTGGGTGGCCATGTGCTCTTGGTGCATGGTCTGCGGATCGGCATGCATGTGCATCAGGCAGACGCCGCATTGCGGGTGGGCCGCCACCACGGCCTGCGCGCCGGGCTGGCGCAGCGCCCAGATGTCGTTGATGATGTCCGCGCCCAGATCCAGCACCGCCTGCATCACCTCGGGCTTGTAGGTATCGACCGAGATCGGCACCTGCAAGGCCACGGCCGCCTTGACCACCGGCAGCACCCGGCGCAGCTCTTCGTCCAGCGGCACCGCAGGGCTGCCCGGGCGGGTGGACTCACCGCCAATGTCCAGGATATGCGCGCCATCGGCCAGCAGCTTTTCCGCATGGATCATCGCGGCCGAGACGCCTTCGTGGCTGCCTCCGTCCGAGAACGAGTCCGGCGTGACGTTGACGATGCCCATCACTTGCGGCGCGGTCAGGTCAATACGAAAGCGGGTGGTTTGCCAGTGGCGCATCAGAGGTGTCCTTTAAAAATAAGAAAAGCGCTCGGGCAGAGCGCTTTTCGCCAGGGTCTGTCGTGATCAGACCGGATTGTGTGCCGGCTCCGTCACCACGGTGGGGCTGCCGCCTGCGCCGCCGTCATTGCTGCTCGACGGTGGGTTGCGTGGCGTCCAGTCCTTGGGCGGGCGCGGTGCCTTGCCCGCCATGATGTCGTCCAGCTGCTCGGAATCGATGGTTTCCCACTCCAGCATGGCCTTGGCCATCGCATGCATCTTGTCGCTGTGCTCTTCGATCAGGCGGCGTGCCAGACCATACTGCTCATCGATGATGCGGCGAACCTCGGCGTCCACCTTCTGCATGGTCTCTTCGCTGATGTTGCTGGGCTTGCTCATCGAGCGGCCCAGGAAAGGCTCGCCTTCCTGCTCGGCATAGACCATCGGGCCCAGCGCATCGGTCATGCCGTAGCGGGTCACCATGTCGCGCGCCAGCTGGGTCGCCTTGTTGAAGTCGTCCGATGCGCCAGTCGTCATCTGGTTCATGAACACTTCTTCGGCAATCCGGCCGCCAAACAGCATGGCGATACGGCTCAATGCCCATTCCTTGTCGTAACCGTAGCGGTCCTTCTCGGGCAGCGTGAAGGTCACACCCAGCGCGCGGCCACGCGGCACGATGGTGACCTTGTGCACCGGGTCGCACTTGGGCAGCAGCTTGCCGATCAGCGCGTGGCCGGCTTCATGGTAGGCGGTGTTCTTCAGCTCTTCGGGGTCCATCACCGCAGACTTGCGCTCGGGGCCCATGAAGATCTTGTCCTTGGCCTTTTCGAAGTCCTGCATCTCCACGGTGCGCGCATTGCGGCGCGCGGCCATCAACGCAGCTTCGTTGCAGAGGTTGGCCAGATCGGCACCGGACATGCCGGGCGTGCCGCGGGCGATGATGTTGGGGTTCACATCCTGGCCCACCGGGATCTTGCGCATGTGCACATTCAGGATCTGCTCGCGGCCACGCACATCGGGCAGGGTCACGTAGACCTGGCGGTCAAAACGGCCAGGGCGCAGCAAGGCGGCATCGAGAATGTCGGGGCGGTTGGTGGCAGCCACCACGATCACGCCCATATTGGTCTCGAAACCATCCATCTCGACCAGCATCTGGTTCAGGGTCTGCTCGCGCTCGTCATTGCCACCGCCCATGCCGGCGCCACGCTGGCGGCCGACGGCATCGATTTCGTCGATGAAGATGATGCAAGGCGCATTCTTCTTGGCGTTCTCGAACATGTCGCGCACGCGGGCCGCGCCCACGCCGACAAACATTTCGACGAAGTCGGAGCCCGAGATCGAGAAGAACGGCACCTTGGCTTCGCCGGCAATGGACTTGGCCAGCAAGGTCTTACCGGTACCGGGAGGGCCGACCAGCAGCAGACCACGGGGAATGCGGCCGCCGAGCTTTTGGAACTTGTTGGGGTCTTTGAGGAAGTCGACAACTTCCTTGACTTCTTCCTTGGCCTCGTCGCAACCGGCCACATCGGCAAAGGTGACGCTGTTGTTGTTTTCGTCGAGCATGCGCGCCTTGGACTTGCCAAAGCTGAACGCACCGCCCTTGCCGCCGCCTTGCATCTGGCGCATGAAGTAGACCCAGACGCCGATCAGCAGCAGCATCGGGCCCCAGCTGATCAGCAGGCTCATCAGCAGCGAGCCTTCTTCGCGCTCCTTCACGTCAAACTTGACGTTGTTGTTGATCAGGTCGCCAATCAGGCCACGGTCCATGTAGGTCGCGGTGGTCTGGAGCTTGCGATCGTCACCCGTGGTCGCCGTGATCACCGTGCCGGCAGGGCTTTCCTGTAAGGTCGCAGTCTTGATGCGGCCATTGCGGACGTCTTGCAAAAACTCGGAATACGGGATCTTGTTCGCGCTGGCGCCTGCACGGTTGTCCAATTGCTTGAACACGGTGAACAGCACCATGGCAATGACAAGCCATACGGCGATCTTAGAAAACCACTGATTGTTCAAGGGGGCTCCAGTAGTAGGAAATCGGGAAAGACACAGAATCTGTTATGTCAGATATGCACTATTTTAGGACTTTCAAGGGCCAATGCTTGCGCTTTCCCCTTGGTGGCACGCAGGATTGCTCAGTAAAGGCCATTGTCTCAGTGTTTCAGCAAGCTTGGAGCATGCGCCAGGCAAAGCAGGCATTGGCAAGGGGTGCTCAACGCTGCGCTTCGGGTTTGAGGCGAATACCAACCAAATAGGTCTCGGACGATTTATCGCGCGAAGCCTTGGGTTTGTAGGGCTTGACCACCTGGAAGGTCTGCTTGAACAAGTCCACCAGCTGCGAGTAACCACTGCCATGGAACAGCTTGACCACCAAGGTGCCCTCGGGCTTCATGTGCTGGCAGGTGAAGTCCACCGCCAGCTCGATCAGATGCGCGATACGGGCAGCATCCACGTTCTCCACCCCTGAGAGGTTGGGCGCCATGTCCGAGATCACCACATCAACGCGGCGCTTGGCCAGCGTCTGCTCCAGCTGGTCCAGCACCTCCTGCTCGCGAAAATCGCCCAGGATGAAGTCCACGCCCTCGATGGGCTCCATCGGCAGCATGTCCAGGCCGATGATTGCGCCGTTGAGCTCGCCCACCGCCGCGCCATCGGGCGAGAGGCGGCGGCGCACATACTGGCTCCAGGCGCCAGGCGTGGAGCCCAGATCGACCACCACATCGCCCGGCCGGATCAGCTTGAAATGCTCATCGATTTCCTTGAGCTTGTAGACCGCGCGGGCGCGGTAGCCGTCTTTTTGCGCGGCCCGCACATAGGGGTCGTTGATGTGCTGATTGAGCCAAGTCTTGTTGACCTTCTTGGTTTTAGTACTTACTTTCATGTTTTCTCCCCGGAGCCCCGATAATACGGGCTATGCCCCAAATACAACTCACTCCCGCCCAACGTCGCGAGCACCGCGCCGAAGCCCACCACCTCGACCCCGTGGTTCTGATTGGCGGTGACGGCTTGACCGAAGCCGTCGAAAAAGAGGTCGACCTGGCCCTGAATGCCCATGGCCTGATCAAAATCCGTGTTTTCTCCGATGACCGCGCCAACCGCGAGGCCATCTTCCTGAAGCTGACCGACTCGCTCAATGCAGCGCCTATCCAGCACATCGGCAAGCTGCTGGTCCTGTGGCGCCCGATGCCCGAGAAGGAAAAGCAACTCGACGAAGACCGCAAGGCCGGCCCGCGCGAAGTCAAGGTGCTCAAGTTCAGCAAGAACGTCTGGCAAAAGCCCGAAGTCAAGCAGATCCGCATCCTGGGTAACCAGCGCCTGACGGCCGGCGGCCAGGTCAAGCGCGCCAAGCCCAAGCAAAAGTCGATCAAAAAGCAGCAGGGCAGCTAGTGTGACCGATCGCCACATCCTTTGCATGAAATGGGGTACCAAATATGGCCCCGACTATGTCAATCGGCTGTACGCCATGGTTCGCCGCCATCTGAGTGGCGATTTTCGCTTTGTCTGCCTGACCGATGACACGCAAGGGATTCGCAGCGAAGTGGAATGCCACCCGATTCCAGACCTGAACATCCATCTGGCCCCCGGCCAGCGGGATGGCGCCTGGAAAAAGCTCACCACCTTCGAGCAGGACCTGTATGGTCTGCAAGGCCAGGCGCTGTTCCTGGACCTGGATGTGGTGATCGTCGGCAGCATCGATGAGTTCTTCACCCTGCCGGGTGAATTTCGCATCATCCATGACTACCCGCGTTTTTGGCGCTTTGGTGAGCGCATTGTCGGCAACTCCTCGGTCTACCGCTTTACCTTGGGCGCCCACGCCGATGTGCTGGCCAACTTCCGTGCCAACACCGAGCAGCTGCGCGCCCAGTACCGCAACGAGCAGGAGTACCTGTCACACTTTCTGCACCAGCAGGGCAAGCTCGATTACTGGCCGGCTGCCTGGTGCCCGAGCTTCAAGTACTACTGCATCCCCACCTGGCCGAGCAACTACTGGAAGGAGCCGGTGCCGCCTGCCGATGCGCGCATCGTCATCTTCCACGGCGAGGTCAACCCGCCCGACGCGCTGCAAGGCCTGCGCAACAAGCGCTTCCACCATATCCAGCCGGCCCGCTGGATTGAAAAGGCCTGGGGCTGAGCCGCACTGCGCATAAAAACCAAAGGCGTTGATCCCTGCGATCAACGCCTTTTTTGTGGCCCGCAGTGGGCTTTGGCGCAGCTGGTCTAGCGCTGGTCTGCCGCCACCAGCGCATGGCCTTGCATGCGCGTCAAGATCGCCAGCGGGCTTGCGTCGGGGTTGTATTCCTTGCCGGGGGGCAGGAAGAAGGTCTGCTCCAGCATGTACTGGCCCGACATCACCGCATGCACCGCCTGGTCCGAAAAGCAGACCCAGCTGGAGCCGGCGGCAAAGGGCACGGTCTCCTGCGGCGCATTGCGCTGGTAGTCCATGTCGCCCTTCATGCCATCGTGCAGCTGCAGCATCAGGTGGTCATACTCGCTGCGAAGCGACTTGGTCACATGCAGCATCGCCAAGACCTTGGCCTGCCAAGGCACATAAGGCTTGGCGCGTGGCAAAAACTTGCGCGCCACATCCTCGAAAGGCTCACCCACGCGCCAGACCCGGGGCTGGCCATCGGGATTGACATTGCTGAACACGCGCAGGATGCGCTCGCCGTAGTTGGGCCGCGAGGGAAAGGCGTCGACATGCATGCGCTTGTCGTCGGCACGCCAGGACTGGGCACGGGTCTCGACCTGCGAGGGCCGGTAGCTCGTTGGCGCCATGCGCACCAGCGGCATGTAGTCGGGGAACAGACCGGCAATCAGCGCGGTGGCCTGCGCGCGAAAACGCGTGACCATGGCCGCCACGGCGGCCTGCGTTGCGGCATCACCGGCCACGCCCTTGATGCTGCCATCCACATTCAGGCTGATGTTGCGCGACTTGGGGTCGCGCACATCGGGGCGCAGCAGCGTCTTTTCCTGCTCGGAGAGCGCAAATGCGAGTTGGGGGAAATAAAGCACCTTGCCCGATTCAACGGCGGCCGTCCATTCCGGACGGCCCGGTGTGTTGCGCCAGTCATTGGCGTCGATGGAAACGATGGGAGATTGCATGGCCCGCCCAGTGTAGCGCGGCGGCGGGCGATTGCCTTGGGCCAGATCAAGGCCGCGATGCGGGTGCGGATGCCCGCCACAGCACGAGGGCCGCGCACAGCCACTGCAGCGCATACAGCAAGGTGCCCAGGCCGTGCCAGAACTTGAAGTTCTCGCGCTGCACGATCTTGGGCGAGATGCCGTACTGCACGACCAGCGCCATCAGCATGCCGGCCAGCACAAAGCCCAGTGCCGCACGCGCCCAGGGCTCGATGGTGTTGCTGGCCTTGTCCTTGGCCAGCACCAGCAGCACCAGGCCGCAGGCCAGCGACACCCAGGTCTGCGCTGCAAACAGCTTGGCAGCCATAAAGCCCGCCATCGATGCCTGTGGCAGGTTGGCAAACAGCATGGGCACGGCCATGAAGCCAATGGCCGACAGGCTGCCCCACCACAGGGCGGCTGCGAAAACGGGCAGGCGGTGCTTCATCGCGGGCTCGGTGCGCAGTGGCCGATGGCTTTAGAGGTAGCGCACGGCCACGACTTCGTAGCGGCGCTCGCCACCGGGGGCCTGCACGACGGCGGTGTCGCCCTCTTCCTTGCCGATCAGCGCGCGGGCAATGGGGCTGGAGACATTGATCAGGCCTTGCTTGAGGTCGGCCTCGTCCTCGCCGACGATCTGGTAGGTCACCGGATCGCCGCTGTCCTCATCGGCCAGGTCCACGGTCGCGCCAAACACCACCTTGCCGCCCGCATCGAGCTGCGAGGGGTCGATGATCTGGGCGGCCGACAGCTTGGCCTCCACTTCCTGGATACGGCCTTCGATAAAGCCTTGGCGGTCTTTGGCCGCATCGTATTCGGCGTTTTCGCTCAGATCGCCATGCGAGCGAGCTTCCGCAATGGCCGCGATGACGCCGGGACGATCCACGGTCTTGAGGCGTTGCAGCTCTTCTTTGAGCTTTTCTGCACCGCGCTTGGTAATGGGGATAGTGGCCATCTCGGTCTCCACAAACAGTCGCGATGCCAGCGCTGTGGCTGGCATCTGATAGACATCATCCGCCTGCTATGCGGCGGGGGTTCAAAAGCAAACCGCCGCGCTGGGGAGCGCGGCGGTTGCGAGGCAGTCTCTATTATGCCGATTTTTGAGCCTTGCAACAAAAATCGGCCAACGGCGATGCGATCAGTGCTGCAAGCTGGCGTGCAGCTCCTGCACCGAGTACACCTCCAGGTCATCCATGTTGCGCAGGCCTTCGACAGCGGCCTCGGCACCAAAGATGGTCGTGAAGGTGGTCACGCGGGCGAGCAAAGCGCTGGTACGGATCGCACGCGAGTCGGCAATGGCGTTGCGGCGCTCTTCCACAGTGTTGATGACCATCGCAATTTCATTGTTCTTGATCATGTCCACGATGTGGGGGCGGCCCTCGGTCACCTTGTTGACCGTTTGCACCTCGATACCGGCATCGGCAATCGCAGCCGCAGTGCCACGGGTGGCGCAGAGCTGGAAGCCCATGCTCGCCAGCTCCTTGGCAATCTGCACGGCGCGTGGCTTGTCGGCATTCTTCACGGTCAGGAACACCTTGCCCGAGCGGGGCAGCTTGGTGCCTGCACCCAGCTGG encodes the following:
- a CDS encoding DUF4149 domain-containing protein, translated to MKHRLPVFAAALWWGSLSAIGFMAVPMLFANLPQASMAGFMAAKLFAAQTWVSLACGLVLLVLAKDKASNTIEPWARAALGFVLAGMLMALVVQYGISPKIVQRENFKFWHGLGTLLYALQWLCAALVLWRASAPASRP
- the greA gene encoding transcription elongation factor GreA gives rise to the protein MATIPITKRGAEKLKEELQRLKTVDRPGVIAAIAEARSHGDLSENAEYDAAKDRQGFIEGRIQEVEAKLSAAQIIDPSQLDAGGKVVFGATVDLADEDSGDPVTYQIVGEDEADLKQGLINVSSPIARALIGKEEGDTAVVQAPGGERRYEVVAVRYL